A genomic window from Silene latifolia isolate original U9 population chromosome Y, ASM4854445v1, whole genome shotgun sequence includes:
- the LOC141626515 gene encoding transcription initiation factor IIA large subunit-like: MTTSTTSAVYIHVIEDLIEKVREEFVSDTGPGEKVLHELQSLWELKMMNAGAVLPRHERPMVQKPPMVPGVAPVHDLNVPYEGTEEYETPTAEMLFPPTPLQTPIQTPLPGTVDSSMYNIPTGLSDYPTPNSNEVGGTPNVDIKPGAGRPSLYMPPPSPWINQRSSVGVDVNVAYVENREEGDRRSLQQGTQDFLTGPSGKRKRDDVPPQYQAGGYIPQQDGAGDAAPEIFELEIVQTKTSGRKGIANFINGKVTCGIQKGSSSKIPQLDGPIPDPYDDILSTPNIYNYQGAVNEDYNVVNTPAPDMQAGTPVPLAQNDVGNDDDNEPPLNENDDDDLDEVDGGEELNTTHLVLAQFDKVTRTKSRWKCTLKDGIMHINHKDILFNKASGEFDF, translated from the exons ATGACAACATCTACTACCAGTGCAGTTTACATTCACGTCATCGAAGACCTTATCGAGAAGGTTCGCGAAGAGTTCGTCTCCGACACCGGTCCTGGCGAAAAAGTCCTCCATGAACTCCAATCT TTATGGGAGCTGAAAATGATGAATGCAGGAGCAGTGTTACCTCGCCATGAGAGACCGATGGTGCAAAAGCCGCCTATGGTGCCGGGAGTAGCTCCGGTACATGATTTGAATGTTCCGTATGAAGGGACTGAGGAGTATGAAACTCCTACTGCTGAGATGCTTTTTCCTCCA ACGCCTTTGCAGACCCCGATCCAGACTCCTTTACCCGGAACAGTGGACAGTTCAATGTACAACATTCCTACTGGACTTTCAGATTATCCAACTCCAAATTCGAATGAAGTCGGTGGTACTCCTAATGTTGATATTAAACCTGGAGCTGGAAGGCCTAGTCTTTACATG CCACCACCTTCTCCCTGGATTAATCAGAGGTCTTCTGTTGGTGTCGATGTTAATGTGG CTTATGTGGAAAATAGGGAAGAGGGAGACAGAAGATCATTACAGCAAGGAACTCAG GACTTCTTAACTGGACCTTCTGGGAAAAGAAAACGTGACGATGTTCCGCCACAGTATCAGGCGGGTGGATATATACCACAGCAAGATGGTGCTGGAGACGCTGCTCCTGAAATTTTTGAGCTAGAG ATTGTCCAAACCAAGACCTCTGGAAGAAAAGGGATAGCGAACTTCATAAATGGAAAGGTCACATGTGGCATACAGAAGGGTTCTTCTTCTAAGATTCCGCAATTAGATGGGCCAATTCCTGATCCTTATGATGACATTCTCTCTACTCCCAAT ATCTACAATTATCAGGGGGCGGTCAACGAAGATTACAATGTGGTGAACACTCCCGCTCCTG ACATGCAAGCTGGTACCCCTGTCCCCTTGGCTCAAAATGATGTCGGCAACGATGATGACAATGAGCCACCCTTGAAtgaaaatgatgatgatgaccTGGATGAAGTCGACGGAGGAGAAGAGCTCAACACAACACATTTGGTTTTAGCGCAGTTTGACAAG GTGACACGTACCAAAAGCCGATGGAAGTGCACCCTCAAGGATGGCATCATGCACATAAACCACAAGGACATTTTGTTTAACAAG GCATCAGGAGAATTTGACTTCTAA